Proteins from a genomic interval of Actinoalloteichus hymeniacidonis:
- a CDS encoding HAD-IB family hydrolase: protein MTAQNTVDRRDAPTRVAAFFDLDKTVIAKSNTLAFSRPFFQQGLINRRAVLKSTYAQFLMLAGADEDQLDRMRAHITSLCAGWDAAQVRAIVEETLHDVVDPLVYKEATQLIANHRDQGHEVVLVSASGEEVVEPIARMLDVSIFAGTRMAIADGLYTGELDFYCHGEQKAAALTALAERNGYRLEDSHAYSDSINDLPFLEAVGHPTAVNPDRALRKEIVQRGWPMLTFDHTTSLRGRIPTPSSTTVTAAAAVGLSAVAAAGVAWYGRRRFRQRRNR, encoded by the coding sequence GTGACGGCTCAGAACACGGTCGATCGGCGTGATGCTCCAACACGGGTCGCAGCCTTCTTCGACCTGGACAAAACGGTGATCGCGAAGTCGAACACCCTCGCCTTCAGCAGACCGTTCTTCCAGCAGGGGCTGATCAACAGGCGGGCGGTGCTGAAGTCCACCTATGCCCAGTTCCTGATGCTGGCGGGCGCGGACGAGGACCAGCTGGATCGGATGCGGGCGCACATCACCTCGCTGTGTGCGGGCTGGGACGCCGCCCAGGTTCGCGCGATCGTGGAGGAGACGCTGCACGATGTCGTCGATCCGCTGGTCTACAAGGAGGCGACGCAGCTGATCGCCAACCATCGAGATCAGGGACACGAGGTCGTGCTGGTGTCCGCCTCCGGCGAGGAGGTCGTCGAGCCGATCGCCAGGATGCTCGATGTCTCGATCTTCGCGGGCACCCGGATGGCCATCGCGGACGGCCTCTACACCGGTGAGCTGGACTTCTACTGTCATGGCGAGCAGAAGGCCGCCGCGCTGACCGCACTCGCGGAGCGCAACGGCTACCGGCTGGAGGACTCGCACGCGTATTCGGATTCGATCAACGATCTGCCCTTCCTGGAGGCGGTCGGCCACCCGACAGCCGTGAATCCCGACCGCGCGCTGCGCAAGGAGATCGTGCAACGCGGCTGGCCGATGCTGACGTTCGATCACACAACGTCACTGCGCGGCCGGATCCCCACTCCATCGAGCACGACCGTCACGGCGGCAGCGGCAGTCGGGCTCAGCGCGGTCGCCGCCGCAGGAGTGGCCTGGTACGGCAGGCGCCGATTCCGGCAACGGCGCAATCGTTAG
- a CDS encoding glycoside hydrolase family 3 protein has protein sequence MPKLRRVHLLAAAAITTAVVIGSSTLGPTRPGVEEDQPEEQPAATQSDEDQMNAWIDETLGGMSLEEKVGQIFVTYAHGPTADGAHPDNVTEFGVETPAEVVQRYHLGGVVYFNWSDSFENPVQVAELSNGLQEAALSSGAEIPLVISTDQEQGVVTRFGEPATQFPGNMALGAGRSADDAREAAAITGQELRAVGINQDYAPVADVNVDPANPVIGVRSFSQDPALVSQLVTAQVEGYQDSAGREQTVSSAIKHFPGHGDTNQDSHESLPTIDHTLEEWRELDAPPFAAAIEAGADVVMTGHLLTPELDDSGMPATLSPDILTGLLRGELGFEGVISTDSLQMEGVREQHDDARIPVLALQAGVDQLLMPQDLGVAVEAVIEAVHSGELTEERIEESVRRVLKLKWNRGIISTPLVDVARVDELVGNDEHLATAQSITDRTTVALRNDSDLLPMETPESVLVTGPDASALSALAGSLAERGVEVQQLPTTTSPSETEIEEAVDSAADHDLAIALTNAAWNESKSGQLDLVRSLAESEVPLVAVATRDPYDAAYVDEATTWLATHSIGRQAMESLTKVVLGEIAPVGELAVTVPDPENPDTDRYPFGHGLTWSVPE, from the coding sequence ATGCCGAAGCTTCGCAGAGTTCATCTGCTCGCCGCCGCCGCGATCACCACCGCTGTGGTGATCGGCTCAAGCACTCTCGGGCCCACCAGACCCGGCGTCGAGGAAGATCAGCCGGAGGAGCAACCCGCGGCCACCCAATCGGACGAAGACCAGATGAACGCCTGGATCGACGAGACGCTCGGCGGAATGAGTCTGGAGGAGAAGGTCGGCCAGATCTTCGTCACCTACGCCCACGGGCCGACCGCCGACGGCGCGCATCCCGACAACGTCACCGAGTTCGGTGTCGAGACGCCCGCAGAGGTCGTGCAGCGTTACCACCTCGGTGGCGTGGTCTATTTCAACTGGTCCGACAGCTTCGAGAACCCGGTTCAAGTCGCCGAGCTGTCCAATGGTCTTCAGGAGGCCGCGCTCTCCTCCGGTGCCGAGATACCGCTGGTGATCTCCACCGACCAGGAACAGGGCGTTGTCACCCGCTTCGGTGAACCCGCCACACAGTTCCCCGGCAATATGGCGCTGGGCGCAGGCCGCAGTGCCGACGACGCGCGCGAGGCCGCCGCGATCACCGGTCAGGAACTCCGGGCGGTCGGCATCAATCAGGACTACGCCCCGGTGGCCGATGTGAACGTCGACCCGGCCAACCCGGTGATCGGTGTTCGGTCCTTCTCCCAGGACCCGGCACTGGTCTCTCAACTGGTCACGGCGCAGGTAGAGGGTTATCAGGACTCGGCGGGTCGGGAGCAGACGGTCTCCTCGGCCATCAAGCATTTTCCCGGGCATGGCGATACGAACCAGGACAGTCACGAATCGTTGCCGACCATCGACCACACCCTCGAGGAATGGCGCGAGCTCGACGCCCCGCCGTTCGCCGCCGCGATCGAGGCGGGCGCCGACGTCGTGATGACCGGCCACCTCTTGACCCCCGAGCTCGACGACTCGGGGATGCCCGCGACGCTCTCGCCGGACATCCTGACCGGCCTGCTGCGAGGGGAGCTTGGTTTCGAGGGCGTCATCAGCACCGACTCGCTGCAGATGGAGGGCGTCCGGGAACAGCACGACGACGCCCGCATCCCGGTGCTCGCGCTGCAGGCGGGCGTCGACCAGCTGTTGATGCCGCAGGATCTCGGTGTCGCCGTCGAAGCGGTCATCGAGGCCGTGCACTCCGGTGAGCTCACCGAGGAACGCATCGAGGAGAGCGTCCGTCGGGTCCTGAAGCTGAAGTGGAATCGCGGAATCATCAGCACCCCGCTTGTGGACGTCGCCCGGGTCGATGAGTTGGTCGGCAACGACGAGCATCTGGCGACGGCACAGTCGATCACCGACCGCACGACGGTCGCGCTGCGCAACGACTCGGACCTCCTTCCGATGGAGACCCCCGAATCGGTGCTGGTCACCGGCCCCGATGCCAGCGCGTTGTCCGCTCTGGCGGGCTCACTGGCCGAACGCGGAGTCGAGGTCCAACAGCTGCCGACGACGACCTCGCCGAGTGAGACCGAGATCGAGGAGGCGGTCGACAGCGCCGCCGATCACGACCTGGCCATCGCGCTGACCAATGCGGCCTGGAACGAGAGCAAGTCCGGCCAGCTCGATCTGGTGCGCAGCCTGGCCGAGTCCGAGGTTCCGCTCGTCGCGGTCGCCACCCGCGATCCCTATGACGCCGCCTACGTCGACGAGGCGACCACCTGGTTGGCCACGCATTCGATCGGCAGGCAGGCGATGGAGTCGCTAACCAAGGTCGTGCTCGGCGAGATCGCGCCCGTCGGCGAATTGGCCGTGACCGTGCCGGATCCCGAGAACCCCGACACCGATCGTTATCCGTTCGGACACGGCTTGACCTGGTCGGTTCCGGAATGA
- a CDS encoding exo-beta-N-acetylmuramidase NamZ family protein, translating into MSRGDRGSIGTTSLARRGFLTAAALAGSAIAVGPASATASVPRPQTSSRQGGGVRVGAQVSAEAGWRELAGHRVGILTNPTGVLPELTHVVDAVVADGSVDLVAAFGPEHGFRGTAQAGGSEGDYTDPRTGVPVYDIYGSTADEIAAMYRQAGVDLVVFDIADVGARFYTYIWAMYTAMHAAAIADIGFLVLDRPNPLGGASAGPQLDPAFSSGVGRKPIVAQHGMTVGELARLFDAEFLPEDAGRGVAELQIVQTQGWERSQLFGATGLPWVPPSPNVPTADTAHVYPGTCLFEGTVFSEGRGTTRPFETIGAPGVDWRWAERLNEAALPGVRFRETYFVPSFGKHEGADCGGVQLHVTSTADFEPLRTGLWMLATARELYPEQWGWRPDHFIDLLAGSDRLRTMLDAGASPQEINDSWTPELEAFRVRREPYLLYR; encoded by the coding sequence ATGAGTCGAGGCGATCGCGGATCAATCGGAACGACTTCACTGGCCAGACGCGGCTTCCTGACTGCGGCAGCGCTCGCGGGGTCGGCCATCGCCGTCGGTCCGGCCTCGGCGACGGCGAGTGTCCCTCGGCCGCAGACGTCGAGCCGACAGGGTGGTGGTGTCCGGGTCGGCGCGCAGGTGAGCGCGGAGGCGGGCTGGCGGGAGCTGGCCGGGCATCGGGTCGGCATCCTGACGAATCCGACCGGGGTGCTGCCGGAGTTGACCCACGTGGTCGACGCGGTGGTAGCCGACGGCTCAGTGGACCTGGTCGCAGCGTTCGGCCCGGAGCACGGTTTCCGGGGGACCGCCCAGGCCGGCGGTTCCGAGGGTGATTACACCGACCCGCGAACCGGCGTGCCGGTGTACGACATCTACGGCAGCACCGCCGACGAGATCGCCGCGATGTATCGACAGGCTGGCGTTGACCTGGTGGTCTTCGACATCGCCGATGTGGGTGCGCGTTTCTACACCTACATCTGGGCGATGTACACGGCGATGCACGCCGCCGCGATCGCGGACATCGGATTCCTGGTGCTGGATCGGCCCAATCCGCTCGGCGGCGCTTCGGCTGGTCCGCAACTCGATCCGGCCTTCTCCTCCGGGGTGGGTCGCAAGCCGATCGTCGCCCAACACGGCATGACGGTCGGTGAGCTGGCCCGGCTATTCGACGCCGAGTTCCTGCCCGAGGATGCGGGTCGTGGGGTAGCCGAGCTGCAGATCGTGCAGACGCAGGGCTGGGAACGCAGCCAGCTCTTCGGGGCTACCGGCCTGCCCTGGGTCCCGCCGAGCCCCAACGTCCCCACCGCCGACACGGCACACGTCTATCCCGGTACCTGTCTCTTCGAAGGCACGGTCTTCTCGGAGGGCCGGGGCACCACCCGACCGTTCGAGACGATCGGCGCTCCCGGCGTGGACTGGCGCTGGGCCGAACGTCTCAACGAGGCGGCGCTGCCGGGCGTGCGTTTTCGGGAGACGTACTTCGTCCCGTCCTTCGGCAAGCACGAGGGTGCGGACTGCGGCGGTGTGCAACTGCACGTGACCTCCACGGCGGATTTCGAACCGCTGCGCACCGGACTATGGATGCTGGCCACCGCCCGTGAGCTGTATCCGGAGCAATGGGGTTGGCGTCCCGACCATTTCATCGATCTCCTTGCCGGGTCGGATCGGCTCCGCACCATGCTCGACGCGGGCGCGAGTCCGCAGGAGATCAACGATTCCTGGACTCCCGAACTCGAGGCGTTCCGTGTCCGCCGCGAGCCCTACCTCCTGTATCGATGA
- a CDS encoding serine hydrolase domain-containing protein, with amino-acid sequence MRVLPAVLVSAAVLATGVVPAAIAEPTNLSMTWQTTPSCDGLRPGTPSEAGLDAEPIEEALRTVRGFTEASGSQRPLYPGAVVTLAHQGIVTTSEATGHALRYADGEGTELPADEQVPTSTDTIFDLASLSKLFTSIVAMQQVEEGRIRLDRPVAEYLPEFAANGKESVTVRQLLTHTSGLPPFLLLWRDWPDVPSRIHASLTADLQAEPGSAYIYSDLNMIALAELLERVTGRSLPELVRTGITGPLGMADTGYLPGPELLPRVAATEFQTEPARGMVRGEVHDENAWSLGGVAGHAGIFGTAHDLAILGQTILNQGCYDGRRILRSATVRQMLTNQNPDFPENPRGLGFELNQSFYMGELAGPATAGHTGYTGTSLVIDPASGSIAVLLTNRVHPSRDWGSPNPARVAVADGLADAIRPRST; translated from the coding sequence ATGCGCGTCCTACCCGCGGTCCTGGTATCGGCGGCAGTACTGGCCACGGGGGTCGTTCCGGCGGCCATCGCCGAGCCGACGAACCTGTCGATGACCTGGCAGACGACACCGAGCTGCGACGGGCTCCGGCCGGGCACGCCTTCGGAGGCCGGGCTCGATGCGGAGCCGATCGAGGAAGCGCTGCGCACGGTGCGCGGGTTCACCGAGGCATCCGGGTCACAGCGCCCGCTGTATCCGGGTGCCGTGGTCACTCTGGCGCATCAGGGAATCGTGACGACCAGCGAGGCGACCGGGCATGCGCTGCGCTATGCGGACGGCGAGGGCACCGAGTTGCCCGCAGACGAACAGGTCCCTACCAGCACCGATACGATCTTCGACCTGGCTTCGCTGTCGAAACTCTTCACGTCGATCGTGGCGATGCAGCAGGTGGAGGAGGGCCGGATCCGACTCGATCGGCCGGTCGCGGAGTATCTTCCCGAGTTCGCCGCCAACGGCAAGGAATCCGTCACCGTTCGCCAATTGCTGACTCACACGTCGGGTCTGCCACCGTTTCTGTTGCTGTGGCGGGATTGGCCGGATGTGCCGAGTCGGATTCACGCCAGTCTGACCGCGGACTTGCAGGCAGAACCCGGCAGCGCCTACATCTACTCGGATCTGAACATGATCGCGCTCGCCGAACTACTGGAACGGGTCACCGGCCGGTCGTTGCCGGAGCTGGTGCGAACGGGGATCACCGGGCCGCTGGGGATGGCCGACACCGGATATCTGCCCGGACCGGAACTACTGCCGAGGGTCGCGGCCACCGAGTTCCAGACCGAGCCCGCCCGAGGCATGGTGCGCGGCGAAGTGCACGACGAGAATGCGTGGTCGCTCGGCGGGGTCGCAGGCCATGCGGGAATCTTCGGCACGGCGCACGACCTGGCGATACTCGGCCAGACGATCCTGAACCAGGGCTGTTACGACGGTAGGCGAATCCTGCGGTCCGCCACCGTGCGTCAGATGCTGACCAACCAGAATCCCGACTTCCCGGAAAACCCGAGGGGGCTGGGCTTCGAGCTGAATCAATCGTTCTACATGGGCGAGTTGGCGGGGCCGGCCACGGCAGGCCATACCGGGTACACCGGCACCTCGCTGGTGATCGACCCGGCGAGCGGCTCCATCGCCGTGTTGTTGACCAACCGCGTTCATCCGTCCCGCGATTGGGGTTCGCCCAATCCCGCCAGGGTCGCGGTGGCCGATGGTCTCGCGGACGCGATTCGGCCTCGATCGACCTAA
- a CDS encoding ESX secretion-associated protein EspG yields the protein MLPALAVDTICTRLNLKLPSVLKPIGFGETEDERRMLHQRTWRDLESQGLVVHGELDRFLDETFHTLARPALAVWATMMLDRETSLDAVAAANGDFAVLAKVEAPPSKPRTELSLALEPTRPTGLAFAAVGLLPEHPAGRGHSISHPAEQIEQAAGSGARSPEQLRNAFESVGLRGVDAEFLAEVLSAERKRAGEFTARSFDPLSGRVRKSEYRVDFMDNVTGRFFLQQKIGSDGRRWFTLAPSDKKRLGAHVAELCSLVAPRG from the coding sequence GTGTTGCCCGCCTTGGCGGTCGACACGATCTGTACTCGGTTGAACCTGAAGCTGCCCTCGGTACTCAAACCGATCGGCTTCGGTGAGACCGAGGACGAGCGGCGGATGCTGCACCAGCGAACGTGGCGGGACCTGGAGTCGCAGGGGCTGGTGGTGCACGGCGAGTTGGATCGTTTCCTCGACGAGACCTTCCACACGCTGGCCCGACCGGCGCTCGCGGTGTGGGCGACGATGATGCTCGACCGTGAGACCAGTCTCGATGCTGTCGCCGCAGCCAATGGTGATTTCGCCGTATTGGCCAAGGTGGAGGCCCCGCCAAGCAAACCGAGGACCGAGCTCTCGCTGGCCCTGGAACCGACCCGGCCAACCGGACTCGCCTTCGCGGCCGTCGGCCTGCTGCCCGAACACCCGGCTGGACGGGGTCACTCGATCAGCCATCCCGCCGAACAGATCGAGCAGGCGGCGGGCAGTGGGGCCAGGTCACCGGAGCAACTGCGCAACGCGTTCGAGAGCGTGGGGCTGCGTGGAGTCGATGCCGAGTTCCTCGCCGAGGTGCTCTCGGCCGAGCGCAAGCGGGCCGGTGAGTTCACCGCGCGCAGCTTCGATCCGCTCAGCGGACGGGTGCGCAAGTCCGAGTACCGGGTCGACTTCATGGACAACGTGACCGGCCGATTCTTCCTGCAGCAGAAGATCGGTTCGGATGGCAGGCGATGGTTCACCCTGGCGCCCTCGGACAAGAAGCGGCTCGGGGCCCACGTCGCGGAACTGTGCTCGCTGGTGGCGCCGCGCGGCTGA
- a CDS encoding DUF3558 domain-containing protein, which translates to MTSTRSLTMAGVALAAALLVASCSSEQDGAASPDDTANTDTTQSTSETGQPEAPDDSDSSQSAIENPKDIESTDICALLTPEVAASYGLDPAGEPNEDSAASAGRCAFSGDEGNRVSLAGWYGGQGIDDVYSQEAQFSDWEPMEIAGYPAVRANEIEPSVTCALFVGISDTQYIDFNYTRSGSDEDACAGVIDVATAVVPTLPDAN; encoded by the coding sequence ATGACCTCCACACGTTCGTTGACGATGGCAGGCGTGGCGCTCGCGGCTGCACTGCTGGTCGCTTCCTGCTCCTCGGAACAGGACGGCGCGGCGAGCCCTGACGACACCGCGAACACGGACACCACCCAGTCCACATCGGAGACCGGACAGCCGGAGGCTCCCGACGATTCCGACTCGTCGCAGTCGGCCATCGAGAACCCGAAGGACATCGAGAGCACCGACATCTGCGCGTTGCTCACCCCCGAGGTGGCGGCAAGCTACGGCCTCGACCCGGCTGGTGAGCCCAACGAGGACAGCGCGGCAAGCGCGGGCCGGTGTGCGTTCTCCGGCGACGAGGGCAACCGAGTGAGCCTGGCCGGTTGGTATGGCGGCCAGGGGATCGACGACGTCTACAGCCAGGAAGCACAGTTCAGCGACTGGGAACCGATGGAGATCGCCGGTTACCCGGCGGTGCGGGCGAACGAGATCGAGCCGTCCGTCACCTGCGCGCTGTTCGTCGGAATCTCGGACACGCAGTACATCGACTTCAACTACACCCGCAGCGGCTCTGATGAAGACGCCTGCGCGGGAGTCATCGACGTTGCGACGGCCGTCGTGCCGACGCTGCCCGATGCGAATTGA
- a CDS encoding MurR/RpiR family transcriptional regulator — translation MTKRYAEGAAAEGSPLVRIRSLLPGLARAEQRVAQVVLDNPAGVTHNSITEVAEAAGTSETTVTRFCKAIGVRGYPELRLALAAENARTASHDEQQLGGEIGPDDSLRDVIDKVSYADTRAVKETAEQIDVATLQAVVDAVSRARRVDVYGVGASAFVALDLQQKLHRIGRTCFAWSDKHIALTSAAVLGTDDVAIGISHTGSTIDVVDSLHVARARGAKTVAVTNYPRSPITEAADHVLTTAARETTFRSGAMSSRIAQLTMIDYLFIGVAQQHYDSAQEALEVTYAAVVGQRLGARPDGRRRPRDGNR, via the coding sequence GTGACTAAGCGTTATGCCGAGGGCGCGGCAGCAGAGGGCAGCCCATTGGTCCGCATCAGATCGCTCCTCCCTGGCCTCGCTCGAGCCGAACAGCGAGTCGCCCAGGTCGTGCTGGACAACCCAGCAGGCGTGACGCACAACAGCATCACCGAGGTCGCGGAAGCCGCAGGCACCAGCGAGACGACCGTGACCAGGTTCTGCAAGGCCATCGGAGTGCGCGGTTACCCCGAACTCCGATTGGCGCTGGCCGCGGAGAACGCCAGGACGGCGAGCCACGACGAACAGCAGCTCGGCGGCGAGATCGGCCCGGACGACAGCCTGCGCGATGTGATCGACAAGGTGTCCTATGCCGACACCAGGGCGGTCAAGGAGACCGCTGAGCAGATCGACGTCGCCACGCTGCAAGCCGTGGTGGACGCCGTCTCCCGAGCGCGACGAGTGGACGTCTACGGCGTCGGCGCAAGCGCGTTCGTCGCACTGGACCTGCAACAGAAGCTGCACCGCATCGGCCGCACCTGCTTCGCCTGGAGCGACAAGCACATCGCATTGACCTCGGCGGCGGTGCTCGGCACGGACGATGTGGCGATCGGCATCTCGCACACCGGATCGACCATCGACGTCGTCGACTCCTTACACGTCGCCAGGGCACGCGGCGCGAAGACGGTCGCGGTCACGAACTACCCGAGATCTCCGATCACCGAGGCCGCCGACCACGTACTGACCACGGCGGCCCGCGAAACGACATTCCGCTCCGGTGCGATGTCCAGCCGGATCGCCCAGCTGACCATGATCGATTACCTGTTCATCGGGGTGGCCCAGCAGCACTACGACAGCGCGCAGGAGGCCCTGGAGGTGACCTACGCCGCGGTCGTGGGTCAACGCCTGGGTGCTCGACCCGATGGCAGGCGCCGACCGAGGGACGGTAACCGATGA
- the murQ gene encoding N-acetylmuramic acid 6-phosphate etherase has protein sequence MRTRAHLSCIRVDSPTEARNPNTMDIDRVSSLEVLRLINDEDRLVPDAVAEVLPQLADAVDLAVQALRAGGRVHYVGAGTSGRLAVLDAAELIPTYNMPAGWFVAHQAGGASAFVHAVEGAEDDADAGATQIRGQVGENDFVLGLTASGRTPFVLGALSAARSLGAATGLVSANPANAAAVEIAADVVIAVNTGPEAIAGSTRMKAGTAQKLILTAFSTAVMVRLGRTYSNLMISMVASNAKLRGRTLTILQEATGADELTCETALMQAGGEVKTALVTLLTGADIEETRAALLRTDGHVREALTALAQPTN, from the coding sequence ATGAGGACACGAGCGCACCTGAGCTGCATCCGAGTGGACTCCCCCACCGAAGCACGCAATCCGAACACCATGGACATCGACCGGGTGTCCTCGCTGGAGGTTCTCCGGCTGATCAACGACGAGGACCGGTTGGTTCCCGACGCGGTCGCCGAGGTGCTCCCCCAGCTGGCCGATGCGGTGGATCTCGCGGTGCAGGCACTGCGTGCGGGTGGTCGGGTGCATTACGTCGGCGCAGGGACGTCCGGTCGGCTCGCGGTACTCGACGCGGCGGAGCTGATCCCGACGTACAACATGCCTGCGGGCTGGTTCGTCGCGCACCAGGCAGGCGGAGCGTCCGCCTTCGTCCACGCGGTCGAAGGTGCCGAGGACGATGCCGATGCGGGCGCCACCCAGATTCGTGGGCAGGTCGGCGAGAACGACTTCGTCCTCGGTCTGACCGCCTCCGGTCGCACGCCCTTCGTGTTGGGGGCGCTCAGCGCCGCTCGCAGTCTGGGCGCCGCCACCGGATTGGTCTCGGCGAACCCGGCCAACGCCGCAGCGGTGGAGATCGCCGCCGACGTGGTGATCGCGGTGAACACCGGCCCGGAGGCGATCGCCGGTTCGACCAGGATGAAGGCGGGCACGGCTCAGAAATTGATCCTGACCGCGTTCTCCACGGCGGTGATGGTGCGGCTCGGCCGGACCTACTCCAACCTGATGATCAGCATGGTCGCCTCGAACGCGAAATTGCGCGGCCGCACGCTGACCATCCTGCAGGAGGCCACCGGGGCCGACGAGCTGACCTGCGAGACGGCCTTGATGCAGGCGGGCGGCGAGGTGAAGACTGCGCTGGTAACGCTGCTCACCGGTGCCGACATCGAGGAGACGCGGGCGGCGTTGCTTCGGACCGACGGGCATGTGCGGGAGGCGTTGACCGCGTTGGCGCAGCCCACCAACTGA
- a CDS encoding carbon-nitrogen hydrolase family protein: MRIALGQLTAGTDPEDNLDAVAAAVQDAAARGARVLVLPEATMARFGIPLGPIAQPLDGPWATRVRQIAAEAGIVVVAGMFVPAADGRVRNTMLIVGPGIDTAYDKIHLFDAFGFAESDTVAPGQHPVSFTIDDVTFGVATCYDLRFPGLFQAMADQGAQVMLVGASWGFGPGKREQWELLCRARALDSTSWLLACGQADPSTTGERPSGRAPTGIGFSSVISPLGELREQLGAEPGLLVTELDLTEVAQARKTIPVLANRRF; this comes from the coding sequence ATGCGGATCGCATTGGGCCAGCTCACCGCTGGCACCGACCCGGAGGACAACCTCGACGCAGTGGCGGCGGCGGTGCAGGATGCCGCCGCCCGAGGCGCCCGTGTCCTCGTGTTGCCGGAGGCGACGATGGCGCGGTTCGGCATCCCGCTCGGCCCGATCGCCCAACCGCTGGACGGTCCGTGGGCGACCCGGGTGCGTCAGATCGCCGCCGAGGCCGGGATCGTGGTGGTCGCCGGGATGTTCGTCCCCGCCGCTGATGGCCGGGTCCGCAACACCATGCTGATCGTCGGACCGGGCATCGACACCGCCTACGACAAGATCCACCTGTTCGATGCCTTCGGATTCGCCGAATCGGACACCGTCGCCCCCGGGCAACACCCGGTCTCCTTCACCATCGACGACGTGACCTTCGGCGTCGCCACCTGTTACGACCTGCGTTTTCCCGGCTTGTTCCAGGCCATGGCCGACCAGGGCGCCCAGGTGATGCTGGTCGGTGCATCGTGGGGGTTCGGCCCCGGCAAACGCGAACAGTGGGAGCTGCTGTGCCGCGCGCGGGCACTGGATTCGACGTCCTGGCTACTCGCCTGCGGACAGGCCGATCCGAGCACGACCGGTGAGCGTCCGTCGGGGCGGGCGCCCACCGGTATCGGCTTCAGTTCGGTGATATCGCCGCTGGGCGAACTCCGCGAGCAACTCGGTGCCGAGCCCGGACTGCTGGTCACCGAGCTGGATCTCACCGAGGTTGCCCAGGCCAGGAAGACGATCCCAGTGCTGGCCAACCGCCGGTTCTGA
- a CDS encoding helix-turn-helix domain-containing protein — protein MALGAALRELRQSSGLSQHQVAQQTGLEKSSIGRWERGDRVPRPEDTATYLAAVHCSPTEREELLSMTRDAAHDDSSWVTTGIPDGAKARAALQRFESLALHITDAEPLLIPGLLQTSEYARAMMSAGGIPATEIEPRLQLRSQRQGILSGATPKALTVFLGAGALDQQIGGPAVMAAQLRQLVELGKRPNIVVRVVPHAAGWTPLLEGSFVLFEFHKGVHIVHLEHHRSSLFLHRQSDVAAYQRAAVSLGTIAMAETTSLDLVADRARTLEATCRESS, from the coding sequence ATGGCGCTCGGTGCCGCCCTACGAGAACTGCGGCAATCCTCCGGTCTCAGCCAACATCAGGTGGCACAACAGACCGGTCTAGAGAAATCGAGCATCGGCCGCTGGGAACGCGGCGATCGAGTGCCACGTCCCGAGGACACCGCGACATACCTTGCGGCAGTGCACTGCTCGCCCACCGAGCGCGAAGAACTCCTCTCGATGACCCGCGACGCCGCCCATGATGATTCAAGCTGGGTCACAACCGGAATCCCGGACGGAGCAAAGGCCCGAGCAGCGCTACAACGCTTCGAGTCGCTGGCGCTCCACATCACAGACGCTGAACCGTTGTTGATTCCCGGACTACTGCAAACATCCGAGTACGCGAGAGCGATGATGAGCGCAGGCGGCATACCCGCCACCGAGATCGAACCACGGCTACAGCTGAGGTCGCAGCGCCAAGGAATTCTGAGTGGTGCGACGCCCAAGGCGCTCACCGTGTTCCTCGGAGCGGGCGCTCTCGATCAGCAGATCGGTGGTCCCGCAGTGATGGCGGCTCAGCTTCGGCAACTCGTCGAGCTGGGGAAGCGCCCCAACATAGTCGTTCGAGTCGTTCCACACGCTGCCGGTTGGACGCCGCTTCTCGAAGGCTCCTTCGTTCTCTTCGAGTTCCACAAAGGTGTTCACATCGTGCATCTCGAACACCATCGCTCCTCGCTGTTCCTTCATCGTCAGTCGGATGTCGCGGCCTACCAACGAGCTGCCGTTAGCCTTGGGACGATCGCGATGGCAGAGACAACATCACTCGATCTCGTCGCCGACCGAGCACGAACCTTGGAGGCAACATGTCGGGAAAGCAGCTGA
- a CDS encoding DUF397 domain-containing protein: protein MSGKQLSWRKSTRSGTDTNCVEVGLAEDVVGLRDTKNRDGGTLVVSRTRFTALLTAVKTGRLSARR, encoded by the coding sequence ATGTCGGGAAAGCAGCTGAGCTGGCGAAAGTCCACCCGCAGCGGAACCGACACCAACTGCGTCGAGGTCGGCTTAGCCGAGGACGTGGTCGGCCTACGCGACACCAAGAATCGGGACGGCGGCACGCTTGTCGTCAGCCGTACCCGCTTCACGGCACTGCTCACCGCAGTCAAAACCGGGCGCTTATCCGCACGTCGGTGA